From the genome of Aspergillus fumigatus Af293 chromosome 1, whole genome shotgun sequence, one region includes:
- a CDS encoding putative AMP binding domain protein translates to MAEENPELQVALRELDRELEEGDITEKGYQKRRTLLLSQFLGPNKPLEINASSENPSSPISSANIAPPAILSVRPPTADSASQNASSQSFAQNNVPGNGSFGYDRRVSMGTQGSIQDDSAFQYNRDSMALQPPERMPSSTSYDSLFLPKPQAPPIAQEDSRTATLLSQNYAFNPGASDHVDESAGAYDMTPGAVTRQSTMLDSQQAYFSDFAGQQQGDYRDSYGGGFHRYSQSDTFSPTANMAPPLIPASELPHGATINHLLPLEPRDIPFAVHDPHDKNTLMSTFDNIPAVLRHRARVHPKQPAYWVLDQKGKEIASITWEKLASRAEKVAQVVRDKSNLYRGDRVALIYRDSEIIEFAVALMGCFIAGVVAVPINNLEDYQSLNLVLTSTQAHLALTTENNLKSFQRDITMQKLNWPRGVEWWKTNEFGSYHPKRKDDIPALVVPDLAYIEFTRAPTGDMRGVVMSHRTIMHQMACLSAIIATVPGSGKSVRPHGETLISYLDPRQGIGMILGVLLTVYGGHTTVWLEDRAVETPGLYAHLVTKYRATLMAADYPGLKITAYNYQQDPMATRHFKKNSEPNFENVKLCLIDTLTVDAEFHEILADRWLRPMRNPRAREIVAPMLCLPEHGGMVISVRDWLGGEERLGCPLTHEMDPAERSEAADAKKEERKSENNSGFGSSLLGGGVRASPAPKEQNKNELGEVLLDKEALKSNEVVVLAMGEDARKYAATMPNAVRVGSFGYPIPDATLAVVDPETNLLCTPNVIGEIWVDSPSLSGGFWALPKHTEAIFHARPYKFEEGNPTPVLVEPEFLRTGLLGCVIEGKIFVLGLYEDRLRQKVEWVEHGQEIVEHRYFFVQHMIVSILKNLPKIHDCTAFDVFVNDEHLPIVVLESYAASTAPTTSGGPPRQLDSVLLESLAERCMEVLYQEHHLRVYCVLLTAPNTLPRVTKNGRREIGNMLCRREFDAGTLPCVHVKFGIERSVMNLPVGVDPVGGIWSPLASATRQEMLAMQEKQYSGVDYRDVVMDDRTSTPLNNFATIVDLLQWRVSRQAEELAYCTIDGRGKEGKGITWKKFDLKVAAVAMYLKNKVKVRPGDHLILMYTHSEDYVYAVHACFCLGVVVIPIAPIDQNRLAEDAPAFLHVINDFKVKAILVNSDVDHVMRQKVVSQHIKQSAQVLRIGVPAIYNTSKPSKQSHGCRDLGFTVKETWLQSDQPALVWTYWTPDQRRISVQIGHDTILGMCKVQKETCQMTSSRPVLGSVRSTLGLGFLHTVLMGIYVGAPTYLVSPVDFAQNPMTLFVALSRYKIKDTYATSQMLDYAMSVMPAKGFQLQEMKNLMISAEGRPRTDIYQKVRLHFASASLDRTAINIVYSHVLNPMVVTRSYMCIEPIELWLDLRSLRQGLVCPVDADTDPTALLVQDSGMVPVNTQVAIVNPETCTLSHVGEYGEIWIQSDACAKAFYGSRNDFDAERFNGRIVDGDPNVAYVRTGDLGFLHTVTRPIGPSGQPVEMQVLFVLGGIGETFEVNGLNHFPMDIENSVEKCHRNVVPGGCCVFQAGGLIVVVVEVTRKAYLASLVPVIVDAILGEHQVIADIVAFVSHGDFPRSRLGEKQRGKVLASWVTRRLRTIAQFSIRDMEGSMNLFAEAPHHRSSRGSKPGSVMGNSLRRSTLVPEADSATVPRSPAPVLVEQPQESMVPQYHDVHEGAGGEMLAPPLPDVQLSLPQIEDPVPPMRSSNNESHSAGIAQPDLGFNFGDFANATGSTPMDEHTGAGAVGETLPYRDVRGQGSIPTHQPPRTSSLPIGTAPASGRPDSSDRLSEDKMGDWPQEALMYQSALGGDDPYGHNAVNWTPGDATRNYRD, encoded by the exons ATGGCGGAGGAGAATCCCGAGCTCCAGGTCGCTTTGCGGGAGCTCGATAGAGAACTCGAG GAGGGGGATATAACGGAGAAAGG TTACCAGAAACGGCGCACGCTACTCCTTTCGCAATTTCTCGGTCCAAACAAGCCGCTTGAGATCAATGCGTCTTCAGAAAATCCGTCGTCGCCAATAAGCAGCGCAAACATTGCTCCACCGGCCATTCTGAGTGTTCGGCCCCCTACGGCGGATTCTGCGAGCCAAAATGCATCGTCGCAATCCTTTGCACAGAATAACGTACCTGGTAACGGAAGCTTCGGATACGACCGGCGAGTGAGCATGGGCACACAGGGCTCTATCCAAGATGATAGTGCGTTTCAATACAATAGAGATAGTATGGCATTACAGCCCCCTGAGCGGATGCCCTCCTCTACTTCATACGattcccttttccttccgAAGCCGCAAGCGCCTCCAATCGCGCAGGAGGACTCCCGAACCGCAACACTTTTGAGCCAGAACTATGCCTTTAACCCTGGTGCTTCCGACCATGTAGATGAATCTGCCGGAGCTTACGACATGACACCCGGCGCGGTCACGCGACAATCCACGATGCTCGATTCCCAGCAAGCATACTTCTCTGACTTTGCGGGCCAGCAGCAGGGTGACTATAGAGACAGCTATGGGGGTGGATTCCATCGCTACTCTCAATCGGACACGTTTTCTCCAACGGCAAATATGGCGCCACCGTTAATTCCTGCCTCTGAATTACCTCACGGGGCGACTATCAACCACCTGCTTCCCCTCGAGCCTCGCGATATACCTTTTGCGGTACACGACCCGCACGACAAGAACACTCTAATGTCCACTTTTGACAACATCCCTGCAGTACTTCGGCATCGCGCTAGAGTTCATCCTAAGCAGCCCGCTTACTGGGTCCTAGACCAGAAAGGCAAGGAAATTGCTTCCATCACCTGGGAGAAACTTGCCAGTCGCGCGGAAAAAGTCGCACAAGTCGTTCGTGACAAGAGTAATTTGTACCGTGGTGACCGCGTGGCTCTGATTTACCGTGATTCAGAGATCATTGAGTTTGCTGTTGCCCTTATGGGATGCTTCATTGCTGGGGTTGTTGCTGTGCCCATTAATAATCTCGAAGACTACCAGAGTCTAAACCTTGTTCTCACCTCCACTCAAGCGCATCTTGCGTTAACAACTGAGAACAATCTCAAGAGTTTCCAGAGGGATATTACGATGCAGAAGCTGAACTGGCCCAGAGGGGTAGAATGGTGGAAGACCAATGAGTTCGGAAGCTACCACCCAAAGAGGAAAGATGATATTCCGGCGCTTGTGGTTCCCGACTTGGCTTACATCGAGTTCACACGTGCTCCTACTGGGGACATGCGCGGTGTAGTCATGAGCCACCGGACAATCATGCATCAAATGGCTTGTCTCAGCGCCATAATCGCGACTGTTCCTGGCTCAGGTAAAAGTGTCCGGCCGCATGGAGAGACCTTAATCAGCTATCTCGATCCAAGGCAAGGTATAGGGATGATTCTTGGCGTCCTTCTTACTGTGTATGGTGGCCATACGACCGTCTGGCTTGAGGATCGAGCCGTCGAGACTCCAGGCTTGTATGCTCATTTGGTCACTAAGTATAGGGCCACACTCATGGCTGCGGATTACCCTGGGCTTAAGATCACAGCGTACAACTACCAGCAAGACCCAATGGCCACGCGTCACTTCAAGAAAAACTCAGAACCTAACTTTGAAAATGTGAAGCTCTGTCTTATTGATACGTTGACTGTCGACGCTGAGTTTCATGAAATTCTGGCTGACAGATGGCTGCGGCCCATGAGAAACCCCAGAGCTCGGGAAATTGTCGCCCCAATGCTATGTTTACCGGAACATGGCGGAATGGTGATCAGTGTTCGGGACTGGTTGGGCGGAGAAGAGCGCTTGGGCTGCCCTCTGACTCATGAGATGGATCCAGCCGAGCGTTCAGAAGCCGCAGACGCcaaaaaggaggaaaggaagTCTGAAAACAACAGTGGTTTCGGTAGCAGCCTTCTGGGCGGCGGTGTGCGTGCTTCTCCTGCTCCGAAAGAGCAGAACAAGAATGAGCTGGGCGAAGTACTTCTCGATAAAGAGGCTTTGAAGAGCAATGAAGTTGTGGTTTTGGCCATGGGCGAGGACGCTCGGAAGTACGCAGCGACCATGCCAAATGCTGTGCGAGTCGGCTCTTTCGGCTACCCAATTCCTGATGCGACTCTTGCCGTTGTTGACCCGGAGACCAATTTGTTATGCACGCCCAATGTGATTGGTGAGATATGGGTAGACTCGCCATCTCTTTCTGGCGGTTTCTGGGCATTGCCCAAGCACACGGAAGCAATCTTCCATGCACGGCCATATAAATTCGAAGAGGGCAACCCCACCCCTGTACTGGTGGAACCAGAGTTTTTACGGACTGGTCTCCTTGGCTGTGTGATTGAGGGAAAAATCTTTGTACTAGGTCTCTACGAAGACCGCCTCCGACAGAAGGTAGAGTGGGTCGAGCATGGGCAGGAGATTGTTGAACATCGCTACTTCTTCGTCCAACACATGATCGTCAGTATTCTCAAGAACTTGCCCAAGATACACGACTGCACTGCCTTTGATGTGTTTGTTAATGATGAACATCTTCCGATTGTTGTCTTAGAGTCATATGCGGCATCGACAGCACCGACGACATCGGGTGGTCCACCCCGGCAACTGGATTCCGTGCTCCTCGAATCTCTGGCGGAAAGATGTATGGAAGTCTTATATCAAGAGCACCACTTGCGAGTCTACTGTGTGCTTCTCACGGCGCCTAACACACTTCCCCGTGTGACTAAGAACGGACGCCGGGAGATCGGTAATATGCTCTGTCGCAGGGAATTCGACGCCGGAACTCTGCCCTGTGTGCACGTGAAGTTCGGTATCGAACGATCGGTCATGAATTTGCCGGTTGGCGTCGACCCTGTTGGGGGAATATGGTCTCCCTTGGCTTCGGCGACGCGGCAAGAGATGCTTGCCATGCAAGAAAAGCAGTACTCGGGAGTGGACTACCGCGATGTTGTGATGGACGATCGCACCTCCACGCCTTTGAACAACTTCGCAACAATTGTTGACCTTCTCCAATGGCGTGTCTCCCGCCAGGCAGAGGAGCTGGCTTACTGCACAATCGACGGTCGtggaaaagaaggcaaaggcaTCACCTGGAAAAAATTTGACTTGAAGGTCGCCGCTGTAGCGATGTACTTGAAGAACAAGGTCAAAGTTCGACCTGGAGATCATCTTATCCTGATGTACACGCACTCGGAGGATTATGTCTACGCCGTGCATGCCTGCTTCTGTCTCGGTGTTGTTGTCATTCCCATAGCTCCAATCGACCAGAACCGGCTAGCAGAAGACGCCCCTGCATTCCTCCATGTGATCAATGATTTCAAAGTTAAAGCCATCCTCGTCAATAGCGACGTTGACCACGTCATGAGACAAAAAGTGGTTTCCCAGCATATCAAGCAGTCCGCGCAGGTCCTCAGGATTGGTGTGCCTGCTATCTACAATACCAGCAAACCATCGAAGCAGTCTCATGGTTGCCGAGATCTTGGCTTTACTGTCAAAGAAACTTGGTTACAATCAGACCAACCAGCTCTAGTTTGGACATACTGGACACCGGATCAGAGAAGAATCTCTGTACAAATTGGCCACGACACCATCTTGGGTATGTGTAAAGTTCAAAAAGAGACATGCCAAATGACTAGCTCGAGACCTGTCCTAGGCAGCGTTCGCAGCACATTAGgtcttggatttcttcataCGGTCTTGATGGGCATCTATGTTG GAGCTCCTACCTATCTTGTATCACCCGTTGATTTTGCGCAAAACCCCATGACATTGTTCGTCGCCCTGTCTCGTTATAAGATTAAGGATACATATGCTACAAGCCAGATGCTGGACTACGCTATGAGCGTCATGCCTGCGAAGGGCTTTCAACTCCAAGAAATGAAGAACCTGATGATTTCCGCAGAGGGTCGGCCACGAACTGACATCT ATCAAAAGGTGCGCCTTCATTTCGCATCCGCGAGTTTGGACCGCACCGCAATCAACATAGTATACTCCCACGTGCTCAACCCTATGGTCGTCACTCGATCATATATGTGCATCGAGCCGATTGAACTGTGGCTTGACCTTCGTTCTCTCCGCCAAGGGCTTGTTTGTCCCGTCGATGCAGACACAGATCCGACGGCGCTGCTTGTCCAGGATTCAGGGATGGTTCCGGTAAACACACAAGTAGCTATTGTGAATCCGGAAACCTGTACCTTGTCACATGTCGGCGAATATGGCGAGATATGGATTCAATCAGACGCCTGCGCCAAGGCGTTTTATGGATCCAGGAATGATTTTGATGCTGAGCGATTCAACGGCCGGATTGTGGATGGAGACCCTAACGTTGCCTATGTGCGCACCGGTGACCTGGGTTTCCTTCACACCGTCACTCGGCCCATCGGTCCATCAGGTCAACCTGTCGAGATGCAGGTGCTCTTTGTCCTGGGCGGAATTGGTGAAACATTCGAGGTCAATGGATTAAATCATTTCCCCATGGACATCGAGAACTCTGTGGAGAAGTGTCATCGCAACGTTGTGCCTGGAGGATG TTGTGTCTTCCAGGCCGGTGGTTTGATAGTGGTTGTCGTCGAAGTGACAAGAAAAGCATACCTGGCATCCCTTGTCCCCGTGATCGTAGACGCCATCCTAGGTGAGCATCAAGTCATAGCTGACATAGTGGCGTTCGTGTCTCACGGAGACTTCCCTCGGTCTCGTTTGGGCGAGAAGCAGAGAGGAAAGGTGTTGGCATCATGGGTAACCCGCAGATTGCGCACGATCGCGCAGTTCAGTATTCGTGATATGGAGGGATCAATGAACCTCTTTGCAGAAGCTCCTCACCATCGTTCTAGTAGAGGCTCGAAACCCGGTAGCGTCATGGGCAACAGCCTGCGTCGGTCCACTCTCGTACCGGAAGCTGATTCAGCTACTGTTCCTCgttctccagctccagtgCTTGTGGAGCAGCCGCAAGAATCAATGGTGCCCCAATACCATGACGTACATGAAGGAGCCGGAGGTGAGATGCTTGCGCCACCTCTTCCAGACGTGCAGCTGTCTCTTCCTCAGATAGAGGATCCTGTCCCACCAATGCGGTCTTCGAATAATGAAAGTCACTCGGCAGGCATTGCTCAACCTGACCTTGGTTTCAACTTCGGCGATTTCGCCAATGCGACAGGCTCTACTCCCATGGATGAACACACTGGTGCGGGGGCTGTCGGTGAAACTCTACCCTACCGCGATGTCCGTGGACAAGGCTCTATTCCCACCCATCAGCCGCCGAGAACCAGCAGCCTTCCAATTGGCACCGCCCCAGCATCCGGTCGACCCGACTCGTCGGACCGGTTATCAGAAGACAAAATGGGAGATTGGCCGCAGGAAGCTCTCATGTATCAAT
- a CDS encoding 40S ribosomal protein uS7 produces the protein MSDHGEVEVENPSGAFQALPKDALAEMGTIKLFNKWSYEDVEIRDISLTDYIQIRNPVYIPHTAGRYAAKRFRKAQCPIIERLTNSLMMNGRNNGKKLMAVRIVAHAFEIIHIMTDQNPLQVAVDAIVNCGPREDSTRIGSAGTVRRQAVDVSPLRRVNQAIALLTIGAREASFRNIKSIAECLAEELINAAKGSSNSYAIKKKDELERVAKSNR, from the exons ATGTCTGATCACGGGGAAGTCGAGGTCGAAAACCCTTCTGGGGCTTTCCAGGCTCTGCCTAAGGACGCTCTTGCCGAGATGGGCACCATCAAGCTGTTCAACAAGTGGAGCTacgaggatgttgagatCCGGGATATCTCTTTGAC CGACTACATCCAGATCCGCAACCCCGTCTACATCCCTCACACTGCCGGTCGTTATGCCGCTAAGCGTTTCCGCAAGGCTCAGTGCCCCATCATTGAGCGCCTGACCAACTCTCTCATGATGAACGGTCGCAACAACGGCAAGAAGCTCATGGCTGTCCGCATCGTCGCCCACGCTTTCGAGATC ATCCACATCATGACCGACCAGAACCCTCTCCAGGTCGCTGTTGACGCTATTGTCAACTGCGGTCCTCGTGAAGACAGCACTCGTATCGGTTCCGCCGGTACCGTCCGTCGTCAGGCCGTCGATGtttctcctctccgccgTGTCAACCAGGCCATCGCTCTCCTGACCATCGGTGCTCGTGAGGCCTCTTTCCGTAACATCAAGAGCATTGCCGAGTGCCTGGCTGAAGAGCTCATCAACGCTGCCAAGGGAAGCTCCAACTCTTacgccatcaagaagaaggacgagcTCGAGCGTGTTGCCAAGAGCAACCGGTAA
- a CDS encoding SDA1 family protein, with product MVKRKLGALEKVEADLPNLQHKIRRDPKSYIEDFRAQHYQYESHREIFMAAPTAATDTGIISLRELIDFIAHVADCYPTITKEFPQQLMDILTQHHLVLEPELREKIVGSLVLLRKKELLDSATLLQTLFPILITTPSKTLRALIFQKILMDLRSSNAKTTNHKLNRTMQTVLFNLVTSDRTSSKGLWAIKLTRELWKRQIWTDAKAVEVMKEACLSENEKVIVGGVRFFLGGDKEREEMEDESSDEETIDLARVKHQVGINKKTRKKSRAVEKAKAIVKKRERKKNQPHPLNFSALHLLHDPQGFAEALFAKHLQNTKSNLNLEQKLLVLQLVSRLVGLHRLHIMHLYSYFQKYLTPRQASVTSFLASLAQASHDLVPPDVLEPLVQKIANEFVSEAAASEVATAGLNAIREICARQPLAMNETLLQDLVMYRKSKDKGVVMAARGLLSLYRDVGADMLKRRDRGKEASMSLRAGEKKERRFGEQQTGEIEGLELLEKWKEEERRKRRIEKGLPSDAEDDEDDEAEDDAAWERWNIEEDEDSDDSGGWIDVESDAEIELSDSDDDESPPAKKAKQGDEEEGKAKSETAKPETKKTNLATTRILTPADLAKLAELRSEAAVNSLLPKRLRSDQKNGPSRHADDPLTAAEIEGLAALSAGKATREERIAHAKEGKDRSEYKSVTARRKERKEAQGKSTTNKEKARRKNLFMTLGKAKSKNKRSLVETRNILRAHQQRQKRGGRRGNTGS from the exons ATGGTAAAAAGGAAGTTGGGGGCCTTGGAAAAGGTTGAAGCTGACCT GCCCAATCTACAGCATAAAATTCGCAGAGATCCCAA GTCGTATATCGAGGACTTTCGGGCTCAGCACTACCAATATGAGAGCCATCGAGAGATTTTTATGGCAGCGCCAACGGCTGCCACTGATACCGGAATCATTTCGCTGCGAGAATTGATCGATTTTATCGCTCACGTTGCCGATTGCTATCCAACTATAACGAAGGAATTTCCGCAGCAGCTCATGGATATCCTTACCCAGCACCATCTGGTTTTGGAACCCGAACTGCGTGAAAAAATTGTCGGAAGCTTAGTGCTGCTTCGAAAGAAGGAGTTGCTTGATTCTGCGAC gctgCTACAGACATTGTTCCCTATTCTGATCACAACACCAAGCAAAACTCTCCGggccctcatcttccaaaaGATTCTGATGGACCTGCGCTCATCGAACGCCAAAACAACGAATCACAAGCTTAACCGGACTATGCAGACTGTCCTGTTCAACTTAGTTACGTCCGACCGCACCTCTTCCAAAGGCTTGTGGGCAATCAAGCTCACGCGCGAACTATGGAAACGGCAGATCTGGACCGATGCTAAAGCTGTTGAAGTCATGAAGGAGGCCTGTCTGTCAGAAAATGAGAAAGTGATAGTTGGTGGTGTCCGTTTCTTCTTGGGCGGCGACAAGGAACgagaggagatggaagacgaGAGCAGTGATGAGGAGACCATCGACCTCGCGCGAGTGAAGCATCAGGTTGGGATTAACAAGAAGACCCGGAAGAAGTCCCGCGCAGTCGAGAAGGCAAAGGCCATAGTCAAGAAGCGAGAACGCAAGAAGAACCAACCGCATCCTCTGAACTTCTCAGcccttcatcttctgcacgaTCCCCAAGGATTCGCGGAGGCGTTGTTCGCGAAACACCTTCAGAATACGAAGTCGAACTTGAACTTGGAGCAAAAGCTCCTGGTTCTACAACTTGTCTCTCGTCTCGTCGGGTTGCACAGACTGCATATCATGCATCTCTACTCTTACTTTCAGAAATATCTCACACCACGTCAGGCCTCTGTGACATCGTTCCTGGCTTCCCTTGCTCAAGCATCACATGACTTGGTTCCACCTGATGTCCTGGAGCCTCTCGTGCAGAAGATCGCAAATGAGTTTGTctcagaagcagcagcgTCGGAGGTGGCTACTGCCGGCCTCAATGCCATTCGAGAGATTTGCGCCCGACAGCCTTTAGCGATGAACGAAACCTTGTTGCAGGATCTCGTTATGTACAGGAAGAGTAAAGACAAGGGCGTGGTCATGGCTGCCAGAGGATTACTTAGTCTGTACAGAGATGTCGGCGCGGATATGCTCAAGAGACGGGACCGCGGTAAGGAGGCTTCTATGAGCTTGCgagctggagagaagaaggagcgcCGCTTCGGTGAGCAACAGACTGGCGAGATCGAAGgtcttgagcttctggagaagtggaaggaggaagagcgccGAAAACGGAGAATCGAGAAGGGCCTGCCTTCTGatgcggaagatgatgaggacgatgaggcAGAAGACGATGCGGCCTGGGAACGATGGAACattgaagaggacgaggataGCGATGATTCCGGTGGATGGATTGACGTGGAGAGCGACGCGGAAATCGAGCTGAGCGACTCAGATGATGACGAATCCCCGCCTGCGAAAAAGGCCAAGCAAGgcgatgaggaagagggcAAGGCCAAGTCCGAGACTGCCAAACccgagacgaagaagacgaatCTTGCGACCACTCGAATTCTCACGCCAGCCGACCTGGCTAAACTCGCAGAGCTGCGCAGCGAGGCGGCCGTCAATTCTTTACTTCCAAAGAGACTCCGCTCTGATCAGAAGAATGGGCCTTCCCGTCATGCGGATGATCCACTGACAGCCGCAGAGATCGAAGGGCTGGCAGCTCTGTCTGCCGGCAAAGCAACGCGCGAAGAGCGCATCGCTCATGCtaaggaaggcaaggatcGGTCCGAGTACAAGAGTGTGACCGCACGGCGCAAGGAGCGCAAGGAAGCGCAGGGAAAGAGTACTAccaacaaggagaaggcgcgCCGAAAGAATCTCTTCATGACTCTAGGAAAAGCGAAGAGCAAAAACAAGAGAAGTCTTGTGGAAACACGAAACATCTTGCGTGCTCACCAGCAACGGCAAAAGCGTGGTGGTAGGAGAGGAAACACCGGAtcttag